From Fulvivirga lutea:
TCTCTTGGCTAGTAGATGCAGGCGCTATTGTTAACCAGCTTGCTAATGCAAGAGGCAGCTATGGCCCATATTGCAGGGCTTTAGATAGAATTTGCGCTGAAGAGTCATTTCACTTAAAGTATGGTCACCATTGTGTGATACATTTGGCTACCGGAACTGAAAAGCAGCGTGAAATGATGCAGGCCGCTATTAACAGATGGTGGGGACCCATGATGCACTTCTTCGGCCCACCGGATAAAGCCTCTGTACACAGTGAAATATTAATGCGTTGGAAGGTAAAAATGTCGTCTAACGATGATCAAAGAAATCAATTCTTAGATATGTATGTTCCTAAAATTTGGGAGTTAGGGTTTACAATTCCTGATCCGAATTTGAAGAAAAATACTGAAACAGGTAAGTGGGAATATACTGAACCTGATTGGGAAGAATTTAAAAGAGTTATTAATGGAGATGGCCCTTGTAATGCCGAGCGTCTCGCAGTTAGAAGAACTGCAGAAGAAAGAGGCAGATGGGTACGTAAAGCACTTCTTGCTCCTAAAACGGAATATGTAACTCCGCTGGCCTAATCGTTACAAAACAAACGATTGCAGAACATCAACAAAAATGGCATCTTTGAGATGTCATTTTTTTATACTCATTCATGAATAAATCACTCGACCCAAGAGTTAATAGATTAAACATTCCAGATGGCGAATTAGTACCCAAAGTGCCGTTAGATCAATTTGGAACGTTCGAAGTGTTTGTACAAGCAAAAGAAGGTAAAGAATATCGCCACGAAGGCATTGTTCATGCCCCAAACAGAGAGATGGCTTTCCTCTTTGCTAAAGAACAATTTAGTCGCAGAAATACGTGCGTTGGCCTTTTTGTAGTTGAAACGAGGAACATATTTGTTACTGGTTTTACAGAGGATAAGGACAGTATCTATAATCATATTTCCGATGAATACCCTGAAGATGGATTTACTGAGCAATATGAAGTGTTTCATTTGAATAAGAGAGGTAAGCAACACGATCATATTGGATCAGTTCCAGCTAAAAATCATCAGCATGCATTGGCACTGGCCAAACCAGAATTTGTTGATGGACCTCCTGTATACAATGTTTGGGTAGTAAAAACTTCCGATATTCTATTTACCGAGGAAGAAGATAAAATCCTGTGGGATACGCTTCACGAAAAGAAATTTAGAGATGCCGCTGATTACAAAGCTGCTGATAAGATTAAAGCATTTAAAGAGAGACAACAGTCATGAATACACTAGCTCTTAAAGAATTATTGTACAAAATCGCGGATGATCAATTAATACTTGGTCATAGAAATTCTGAGTGGACGGGTTTTGGCCCTCTTTTAGAAGAAGACATTGCTTTTTCTTCTATGGCTCAGGATAAAGTAGGACAAAGTCAGGCGTTATATCAAATGCTGCATGAGTTGGGCGAAGCAGAGCCGGATACTGTTGCTTTCACGAGAAATGCAAATCAGTTTCACAACAGCCAATTTGTGGAACTACCTAATGGTGAGTATGACTTTAGTTTAATTAGGCATTTCCTGTTTGATACCGCTGAGGCATTACGCTTTGAAATGTTGACAAAATCTTCTTACGAACCATTATCAAAACTGGCGAAGAAAATCCAGGGTGAATTAAGGTACCATACCATGCATGCTAACACCTGGATAAAACAATTGGGTTCGGCCACCGAAGAAAGTATTAGCAGGCTTCAGAACTCGTTAGATGAAGCAATGCCTTATGCATTGGGCTTATTTGAGGAATCTGAATTTGAAACAGAATTAATAAAGGAAAACATTTTTGCTGGTGAGCAGGCTTTAAAAGAAAAATGGTTAGTGAAGGTGAAGGAAGTGTTAAGTCAAACACAGCTTTTATTGCCGGATTTATTATCAATCACACCTAAAATGGGTGGAAGAAAAGGAACTCACACAGAACATTTGCAGCCTCTATTAGATGAGATGTCTGAAGTATTTAGAATTGACCCAACTGCCGAATGGTAGCACTGAACCCTATAAGCGGTTATACTGTTATTAAACTATGATTACCGAACCACAAGTTTACGATTGGTTAGATGAGGTGAAAGACCCTGAGATACCTGTTCTATCTCTGGTAGACCTTGGGGTAATAACACGTGTAGATATAGGGCAAAATTCTGTAAAAGTAAATATGACACCCACATTTGTTGGTTGCCCCGCCATCGATTACATGAAACAAGATGTGGTTGACGTGCTTACTAAACATGGAGTAGAAAAAGTGGAAGTAAATGTAAACTTCGACACGCAATGGAACTCCAATATGATTTCAGAGAAAGGAAGAAAAGCACTTAAAGACTTTGGCCTTTCGCCACCACCCAAGCACAATCTTATTGTTGACATTGATATTTTGGAGCATGCCGAGTGTCCTAATTGTGGTAGCACTGACTCTGTAATGAAAACGCCTTTCGGGCCAACAGCTTGCAGATCTATTCATCATTGCAACTCTTGCCAGGAGACTTTCGAACAGTTTAAGCCGCTTTAGCTGATAGCTAGAAGCTACAAGCTTTAAGCCTTATGTATCTCAAAAAAAGAGAGGCACCCTGAACTTGTTTCAGAATCTTTTAAAAGAAATTAAGGTTAGGTGAGCAGCAACTAAAATCTACCAAAATTGTTATTTTTATGTCATGGGATTTTTCAAAAAACTTGGATTCTTTAGCGCATTTGTATTTCCTGCGCTAGTTGTTGGTGGATACTATTTAGGCGGATGGTGGAATTATATGGCTCTGGCACATGCGTTTGTTATACTACCTGTTATCGATCAACTACTTGGTATTGATAAATCTAACGTGCCTGAAGACAAAGTAAAAGAAGTTTCTGCCGAATACTTTTACCGCTTTGTCACCTTTATCTGGACTTATGTACAGGTAGCATTCGTAATTTGGGGTTGTTACGTAATTGCGATGGGCCAGTGGAGCGGCTGGTATGAGTTAATAGGATTTACTTTGGGCTTTGCAGTTGTAACAGGTGGCATTGGTATTACTGTGGCTCATGAGTTAGGTCATAAAAAAGAGGCAATTGAACGTTTTTACAGTAAAGTGCTTTTGATGACTGTGAGTTACATGCATTTTTATATAGAGTATAATAAAGGGCACCATGTACATGTAGCCACAATGGGCGATCCGGCCACTTCAAGAAAGAACGAGAGTTTTTATGCTTTTTGGGTACGATCAGTATTTCTAGGCTATGCACATGCCTGGAAAATAGAAAACAACCGCCTGAAAAGAAAAGGGAAATCCGCTTTTAGCTTAAGTAACAACATGATATGGTTTGCTATCTTACCCATACTATTCGCAGGTGTAATGACAGCTATTCTTAGTTATTTTTCCGGAACCATTGAATGGGGTGTTGCAGTGTTCTTCTTTGCCCAGAGCTTCTTTGCTTTTACACTTTTAGAACTGGTAAACTATGTAGAGCACTATGGTATTCAGCGTAAAGAAGTGAGCCCTGGAAGGTTTGAACGGGTAACGCCAATACACTCATGGAATGCCAGCCATTTGGTGAGCAACTTCTTTTTATTTCAACTTCAGCGCCATTCAGACCATCATGCTAATGCCATTAAACGTTACCAGGTGTTAGACCATTATGATGAAAGTCCGCAATTACCAGCCGGATATTCTACCATGATAATCATCGCCATGATACCACCTTTATGGTTCGTCATGATGAACAAACGGTTAGAGAAATGGCATGGTGAACACGAAGTTTCACTAGCCTAATACCGTTAGAATGAAACTCTATACCACACTTCCAAGAAGTCTGAGGCCTTATTATTATGATGAATTATGCAGCTATAAGGCAGAATTGATGGCTGGTCATTTACAGAAGGCGTGGTATCATTTAGAACGAGCTCATATCATTGGTCAGCGTTATCCATTTGCGCATAGTTACGTGCATTGGAAGATGTTATTATTTGGCATACGCATTAAAAGTGCTAAAGAAGTTATCGGCCAGATACCCAGATTATTAGTAGGCGGTGTTAAATCATTCGTGGGTAAAGTGCCAGTAGGCAACCCAGGAGGAGCCAATGTTCCTCCATTAAAGCCCTTCCCTATCGACCCAGAGATACAGGCGATGTTTAATAAGGCTGGGGTGAGTTTTTAATTATCTTCGTAATAAAATATAACAACATCTTTTGTCTTGTTAAATGGGTGTTGTGTGTCATACACTTTCCGGTCGTAAATTTGTACTAACTTAACTCTATTTTCGTATATTCATTTAAACTGATCAATATGATAACTAAAGAGAAACTTAAAGAGCAGATTGACAAATTCCCTGATGAGGAAATTTCAATTGACGAATTAATTGAGAGGATGGTTTTTATTGAAAAACTTGAACAGCGAATTAAGATCTCGGAAAAAGGCAGAAAAACAATTTCTAATGACACATTAAAAGACGAGATTTCAAAATGGTCGAAATAAGATGGCTCAACGAAGCCAAACTTGACTTAAACGACATTTTCGAATATCTCAAGAGATTCCAAAAGATACGCTCAGCATCAAATTGACCGAATCTTCGAGCGGACTCAAATACTAACTAGTCAACTTAGAGTGGGTAAAGTTGTCGAAGAAATTAACAAACCGGAAATTCGTGAATTAATAGAGGGGAATTATCGCATAATTTACCGTATTATCGATGAAAAGACCGTTGACATCCTAATGGTTCATCATGGTGCTAGGGATTTAGTTAGGCGTACCAACAAATAAAACAACACACAACACCATATAGCATTAAAGCCTTTACTCACTTTTAATAGAGCTAGTGCGACTAGGCCATATTTCTTGTGTTTCGTGTTCTTTGCTAAGGTCTGTAGTTCTTCCTTGAGGCTATTTAGAAGGAGGCTTCCGCCCGGATGAATCCGTTCGGACGGGCAGTCAACTTCGCTATTGTGCAGAAGCAGAAAGCTCTTCGCCAAAGACATTGCAACTTGGTTCAAAACACAAAAAAATATTACTTTCACCTCCATTAAGTACGGGTGCGGCACGAAATGCTATACACGTACGTTGCTAAACATTCTACCCTATTTTTGATATCATCTAAACTAATATTACTTTTGGTGCGTTATTACACCAAAAATAAATTATGGCTAGACAGAGTATTTCCTTTACCGAACCAAATGATGAATGGTTAAAAGCACAAGTTAGCAGCAAAGAATATTCTAGTAAAAGTGAACTTGTTAACGACCTTATAAGACAAGCAAGACAACAGCAACAGCATATTGATCTTGTTAGATTGAAACTTGAAAAAGCTGAGAAAAGTGGTTTTACTACAGATAACAAGGATCAAATATTAGCTGATTCTAAGTATCGATTGAATGGCTAAATACCGACTAAGTAAAGTAGCCAAGGAAGACTTAATTAGAATTCACCATTACGGAACAATAAGATTTGGAGAACAACAAGCAGATAAATATTTCGAATCCTTCTTTAAGTATTTCGAGATAATATCTCAAAGACCATATGCATTTGAGGCAGTGGATTTTATTAGACCTGGATACAGACGATGTGTTTGTGGATCTGATAGCATCTACTACAGAATCAAAAAAGAGGTTGTTGAAATCATGACTATCATTGGTCGACAAGACCTTGGAAACACAATAGACAAACTACCCGAAGAATAATAAACGTTTGGTAACATAGAGTAATAGCGCATTTGGACTTCACAACTCTAACTCCTAATCGCAATTACAGGATCTAGCCGGGCCGCTAGCGCTGCCGGCACAATGCCCGACACGGTACCAATTATTGCGGAAACTCCAAGGCCTAATACAATGTTTTTCAAGGTAAGCGAGACTTCCAGTGAGCCCATGGGAATAAATGTAATTAATAGCACCAGCACTAAGCCTCCCAAGCCGCCAATCACACTTAAGAAAACAGATTCGAATAAAAACTGGAATAGGATAAAGTAGTTTTTGGCGCCCAAAGACTTTTGAATGCCTATAATATTGGTACGTTCTTTCACAGATACGAACATAATATTGGCTATCCCAAAACCTCCCACCAATATAGAGAAGCCACCGATAATCCAGCCGGCTATACCAAACACATCAAACACACCGCTAATTACATTGGCAATCGCTTCCGGTCTGTTCAGTGCAAAGTTATCCTCCTCTTTCGGGCGAAGACCCCTTCTGGTTCTTAGCATTCCTGTTAATTCCCCTTCCAACTCAACCAAACCTATATCTGTTTCCATGCCCTTGATGGCAATAGTGCTACCGCGCTCATTATAATTACCGGTACCTGTTGTGTACATCGTTCTAAAAGCATCGTAAGGAATAATACAATAACTGTCTTTACTTTCGAAACCCAGGAAGCTCTCTCCTTCCCGTTTCAACGTTCCTATCACATAATGCTTCTTATTTCTGATCTTTACCTCTTTGCCTACCGGATTCTCTCCATTAGGAAATAGTGCTTTCTCCAGTTCATGTCCAATAATTGCCACATTTCTACCTGAGGCTATTTCATTCTGAGTAAAGTAGCGGCCCTTGTCAATATCCAGTTCAATAATATCCTTATAGCCATAGCTACCGCCCGTAAGCTCTGTTTCATAGTAGCTGTTACTATTCCTTTTTACCACTACGTTTCCCATATCGGCATAAATGGCGATAGCCGAACGGTTATCTAAATTGGCCTCTAAAAATTTAAATTCCTGATAGCTAGGATTTGGTCGCTGCCAAAAATCCCACCACCTGTACTCACCGTTAGAGTCCGCAGTAAAGGGCCATTTCGCCACATAAATTACACCTGAACCAAGAAAATCGAAACTTTGCTTTACGTTCTTCTCCAGCGAATCAACAATAGTAAATACCGAGATAATCGCAAAAATACCAATGGTAACGCCCAGCAGAGAAAGTGTTGTACGTAACAAATTCATTTTCAAGGCATTCCATGCAAATCGAAAACTTTCCAGTATGAGACGTAGTACTTGCAAATTGGTAGTTGTGAGTTTTAAAAAGTATTTAGTAATAATCTCTCAAATGTCGCGGATATATTTATCTTTGCGTCCTTATTTTAGAGATTGACTCTAAATTAATTTAATACCGTAATATTAAATATGAAATTATCAGAATTCAAGTTCGACCTACCCACTGGCTTAATAGCATTATATCCGGCAGAAAACAGAGATGAATCTCGCTTAATGGTGATTGATCGTAAGTCAGGAACTATTGAACACAAAGTTTTTAAAGACGTTATCAACTACTTTGACGATGGAGATGTGATGGTAAATAACGATACCATGGTGTTTCCTGCAAGGTTATATGGTAACAAAGAAAAAACAGGCGCTAAGATTGAAGTTTTCTTATTAAGAGAATTAAATCAGGAAATGCACCTATGGGATGTTTTGGTTGATCCTGCAAGGAAAATTCGTGTTGGCAATAAATTATACTTTGGTGAAGGCGATTTAGTAGCTGAAGTGATTGACAATACCACCTCTAGAGGTAGAACCATTCGTTTCCTTTTCGATGGAACAGATGAAGAGTTTTACAAAACAATTGAAGATTTAGGAGAAACTCCACTTCCAAAATACATTAAGAGAGAAGCCGAAGAGTCTGACAAAGAGCGTTTTCAGACAATTTATGCAAAGCACAAAGGAGCTGTTGCAGCGCCTACAGCAGGTTTGCACTTCACTCCTCAACTCTTGAAGAGATTAGAAATTAAAGGTGTTGACATGGCAAGTATTACACTTCATATTGGTTTGGGAACATTCAGACCTGTTGATGTGGAAGATTTGACTAAACACAAAATGGACTCTGAAAACTTTAGAGTAGCACAACCAACTGTTGACATTGTAAACAATGCCATAAACAGCAAAAAGAAAGTGTGTGCTATCGGAACAACTGTAATGCGTTCATTGGAATCTGCAGTTTCTGCCAGCGATCGATTAAAAGAGAAAGAAGGTTGGACAGATAAATTCATCTTCCCGCCTTACGAATTCAAGATTTGCAGTGCAATGATCACTAACTTCCACATGCCAGAGTCTACTTTGTTGATGATGGCCAGCGCTTTTGGTGGTTATGAGTTAATAAGAGAAGCATATGAAGTTGCCAAAAAGGAAAAATACAGATTCCTTACGTATGGCGATGCTATGCTGATCATATAAGCATATAATTAAAGAAGTCATTCTGACGCAGGAAGAATCTTCCTAAGTTTATTGTATCTACTTAACTTAGAAAGATCATTCGTTTAACTCAGGATGACTTTTTTTTGTGCATAAATGAAAGAATACGCCATAATAGTAGCGGGTGGTAAAGGAACCCGAATGAAGCAAACCATTTCAAAGCAATTTATTGAGCTTAATGGCCTTCCTATCTTAATGCATACCATTAATGCATTTAAGGCCTATTCAAATGATGTTGAAATAATATTGGTGCTGCCCAAAGATGAAATAGCCATCTGGGAAGAACTGTGCAGAAAATTCGATTTCTCCACAGAAGTTACGGTAACAACGGGTGGTGATTCCAGATTTCAATCCGTGAAAAATGGTTTAAACATAATTTCAGAGGAAAAAGGCCTGGTGGCAATTCATGATGGCGTAAGACCTTTGGTGGGTAAAGATATCATCGGTGCCTCGTATAGGCTGGCAGCGGTACACCAAAGTGCTGTAGCAGCAGTTCGACTAAAAGAATCTATCCGAATTACTGATCAGGATACTACAAAGGCCGTTGACCGTTCTGACTTTAGGATGATTCAAACGCCACAGACATTTGATTTGGCTTTGATAAAAAAGGCCTATGAAATTAAGGAAGAACCAAGTTTAACGGATGATGCGAGTGTAGCTGAGCGAAGTGGTCATAAGATATCGCTTTTTGAAGGCAGTTATTCGAATATTAAGATTACCACACCCGAGGATTTGATTATTGCCGAAGCACTAATCAATAACAAATAAAAAAAGCTGTCGGTAAATGACAGCTTCTTCAATTTCTTTTAGTATTCATCTTCATTGAAGAAGAAATCCTCTTTAGTAGGATAATCCGGCCAAATCTCCTCTATATTTTCAAATGGTTGCCCATCATCTTCTAATTCCTGCAAGTTTTCAACCACTTCCAAAGGAGCTCCTGTACGAATTGAGTAGTCTATCAATTCATCTTTTGTGGCTGGCCATGGTGCATCTTCAAGGTACGATGCTAATTCTAGTGTCCAATACATAGTTTAATCCTCCTGATTAAAGCCTTTAAAATTTTTTGCAAAAGTAAAATTTTAAAGGACAATTCAAACTTTATATCAATTTATTTCAATCGTCACGCTTTCGCCTATTTGTCAGACCAACGTTTGACCTTTTCTAAAAGTTTAATATAATTAGTTTTTTTTCTTATCAAATATATTCGCCACATAATTCATGCATTGTTATTCAAAACGATAAATTTGTTTTCAATTATCGTCATTACGAGCCTGATCGTTTCAGGCGAAGTAATCTCATTTTTTGTAAGATTGCCGCTTCGCACGATTACATCGAGCTCATCGCAATGACGAAAAAAATAAAGAAATAAACCCATGAGTGACGAAAAAATAATTTTCTCCATGGCGGGAGTTAGCAAAGTCTATCCGCCTAATAAACAAGTACTTAAGAATATTTACCTCTCTTTTTTCTATGGAGCCAAAATTGGTGTTTTGGGTCTGAATGGTTCCGGTAAATCTTCATTACTAAGAATCATTGCAGGTATAGACAAAGAATATCAGGGCGAGGTGGTTTTTGATGGCTCTTTTACTGTTGGGCTGTTGGAGCAAGAACCACAGTTAGATAAGTCTAAAACTGTAAAAGAAGTAGTAGAAGAAGGTGCCGCTAAGACAGTGGCTTTATTGAAGGAGTTCGAAGAAATCAATGAGAAATTTGCTGATCCTGACATTTTAGAGAACCCGGATAAAATGGAAAAGCTCATTGAAAGGCAGGGAGAAGTGCAGGAAAAGCTGGACCAATTAAATGCCTGGGAACTCGATAGTAAGTTGGAACGGGCTATGGATGCGCTAAGAACCCCTCCGGGAGATGCGAAGATTGAACACCTATCTGGTGGTGAGAAGAGAAGAGTAGCACTTTGCCGATTATTACTTCAGGAACCGGATGTTTTATTACTGGATGAGCCTACCAACCACCTGGATGCCGAATCAGTGCACTGGTTAGAGCAGCATTTAAGGCAGTATGAAGGAACAGTAATAGCCGTAACTCACGATCGTTACTTTCTTGATAATGTGGCAGGTTGGATATTAGAGTTAGACAGAGGTGAAGGTATTCCATGGAAAGGGAATTATTCTTCATGGTTGGATCAAAAACAAAAACGATTATCTCAGGAAGAGAAAACTGAATCCAAAAGACAAAAGACGCTTGCTCGTGAGCTGGAATGGGCACGAATGTCGCCAAAAGGCAGACATGCCAAAGCTAAAGCGCGTTTAAGTGCTTATGATAAGTTATTAAGCCAAGAAACGAAAGAACGCGAAGAAAAACTAGAGCTATTCATACCACCAGGCCCACGATTAGGAGATAAAGTGATTGAAGCTCACGGTGTTGCCAAAGGTTTTGGCGATAAGCTTCTATATGAAAACCTTGAATTCTCTTTACCTAAAGCCGGTATTGTAGGAATCATCGGCCCTAATGGTGCGGGTAAAACTACATTGTTTAAAATGATTACCGGACAGCTAGAACCTGATGCTGGAACGTTTGAAGTAGGCCCTACTGTGGAGACTGCTTATGTAGATCAGGAGCATGACGATTTAAACCCTGAACATACTGTTTGGGAGGCCATTACCGGAGGAAATGAATTGATTGAAATGGGCGGTAAGCAAATTAATAGCCGTGCGTATGTGAGCAAATTCAATTTCAATGGTTCCGATCAACAGAAAAAAGTAAAAGAACTTTCTGGTGGTATGCGTAACCGTGTGCACCTGGCCATTGCATTGAAACAAGGTGCTAACCTGCTGCTATTAGATGAGCCTACTAACGATTTGGACGTAAACACATTGCGAGCGCTGGAAGAAGCACTAGAGAATTTTGGAGGTTGTGCGGTAATCATATCCCACGACAGATGGTTCTTAGACAGAGTTTGTACACACATACTAGCCTTTGAAGGTAACTCGCAAGCGTATTGGTTCGATGGTAACTTCACTGAATACGAGGAGAACAGAAAGCAGCGATTGGGTGACGAAGGACCTAAAAGAATCAGGTATAAGAAACTTGCCTAGTTCACTTTTATGTGCGGAATAACAGGGATTTACGCCTTTAATATGATTGGCCGCGTAAGCATGATCAACGTGGCCAATGCTACTGCCGCACTTGAAAAACGGGGCCCTGACTTTCAGGATATTTATAATGATAATACTGTGGCACTGGGCCATAGAAGATTATCGATCATAGACCCGACTCCGGAAGGTCACCAGCCCTTGTGGGATATGGGCAAACGCTATGGAATTATATTCAATGGCGAAATTTATAATTACCGAGAGCTTAAGAAAGAGCTTTTGGCGCAAGGCATGCAGTTTCAGTCAGAAACTGATACCGAAGTTTTACTTAATCTTTACATAAATGAAGGTAAGGCATGCCTGAATAAACTCAATGGCTTTTTTGCTTTCGCGATATTCGATTATCAGGAAAAGAGCCTTTTTATCGCTCGTGATAGAATGGGCATAAAGCCACTCTATTATTTGTTGGATGATGATCGCTTA
This genomic window contains:
- the paaA gene encoding 1,2-phenylacetyl-CoA epoxidase subunit PaaA; amino-acid sequence: MYGGGNTFEPMKATGVENEDPVKLAEFEARIERGEKIEPHDWMPQLYRKQLIRMIEQHAHSEIIGALPEGTWITRAPGFKRKLALMAKVQDEVGHAQLLYSAAETLGKPREQMLDDLVSGKSKYSNIFNYPAFTWADSCFISWLVDAGAIVNQLANARGSYGPYCRALDRICAEESFHLKYGHHCVIHLATGTEKQREMMQAAINRWWGPMMHFFGPPDKASVHSEILMRWKVKMSSNDDQRNQFLDMYVPKIWELGFTIPDPNLKKNTETGKWEYTEPDWEEFKRVINGDGPCNAERLAVRRTAEERGRWVRKALLAPKTEYVTPLA
- a CDS encoding phenylacetic acid degradation b — its product is MNKSLDPRVNRLNIPDGELVPKVPLDQFGTFEVFVQAKEGKEYRHEGIVHAPNREMAFLFAKEQFSRRNTCVGLFVVETRNIFVTGFTEDKDSIYNHISDEYPEDGFTEQYEVFHLNKRGKQHDHIGSVPAKNHQHALALAKPEFVDGPPVYNVWVVKTSDILFTEEEDKILWDTLHEKKFRDAADYKAADKIKAFKERQQS
- the paaC gene encoding 1,2-phenylacetyl-CoA epoxidase subunit PaaC, yielding MNTLALKELLYKIADDQLILGHRNSEWTGFGPLLEEDIAFSSMAQDKVGQSQALYQMLHELGEAEPDTVAFTRNANQFHNSQFVELPNGEYDFSLIRHFLFDTAEALRFEMLTKSSYEPLSKLAKKIQGELRYHTMHANTWIKQLGSATEESISRLQNSLDEAMPYALGLFEESEFETELIKENIFAGEQALKEKWLVKVKEVLSQTQLLLPDLLSITPKMGGRKGTHTEHLQPLLDEMSEVFRIDPTAEW
- the paaD gene encoding 1,2-phenylacetyl-CoA epoxidase subunit PaaD, producing the protein MITEPQVYDWLDEVKDPEIPVLSLVDLGVITRVDIGQNSVKVNMTPTFVGCPAIDYMKQDVVDVLTKHGVEKVEVNVNFDTQWNSNMISEKGRKALKDFGLSPPPKHNLIVDIDILEHAECPNCGSTDSVMKTPFGPTACRSIHHCNSCQETFEQFKPL
- a CDS encoding alkane 1-monooxygenase, translating into MGFFKKLGFFSAFVFPALVVGGYYLGGWWNYMALAHAFVILPVIDQLLGIDKSNVPEDKVKEVSAEYFYRFVTFIWTYVQVAFVIWGCYVIAMGQWSGWYELIGFTLGFAVVTGGIGITVAHELGHKKEAIERFYSKVLLMTVSYMHFYIEYNKGHHVHVATMGDPATSRKNESFYAFWVRSVFLGYAHAWKIENNRLKRKGKSAFSLSNNMIWFAILPILFAGVMTAILSYFSGTIEWGVAVFFFAQSFFAFTLLELVNYVEHYGIQRKEVSPGRFERVTPIHSWNASHLVSNFFLFQLQRHSDHHANAIKRYQVLDHYDESPQLPAGYSTMIIIAMIPPLWFVMMNKRLEKWHGEHEVSLA
- a CDS encoding DUF3703 domain-containing protein, translating into MKLYTTLPRSLRPYYYDELCSYKAELMAGHLQKAWYHLERAHIIGQRYPFAHSYVHWKMLLFGIRIKSAKEVIGQIPRLLVGGVKSFVGKVPVGNPGGANVPPLKPFPIDPEIQAMFNKAGVSF
- a CDS encoding type II toxin-antitoxin system RelE/ParE family toxin, yielding MFERTQILTSQLRVGKVVEEINKPEIRELIEGNYRIIYRIIDEKTVDILMVHHGARDLVRRTNK
- a CDS encoding ribbon-helix-helix domain-containing protein; translation: MARQSISFTEPNDEWLKAQVSSKEYSSKSELVNDLIRQARQQQQHIDLVRLKLEKAEKSGFTTDNKDQILADSKYRLNG
- a CDS encoding type II toxin-antitoxin system RelE/ParE family toxin, yielding MAKYRLSKVAKEDLIRIHHYGTIRFGEQQADKYFESFFKYFEIISQRPYAFEAVDFIRPGYRRCVCGSDSIYYRIKKEVVEIMTIIGRQDLGNTIDKLPEE
- a CDS encoding ABC transporter permease, with product MQVLRLILESFRFAWNALKMNLLRTTLSLLGVTIGIFAIISVFTIVDSLEKNVKQSFDFLGSGVIYVAKWPFTADSNGEYRWWDFWQRPNPSYQEFKFLEANLDNRSAIAIYADMGNVVVKRNSNSYYETELTGGSYGYKDIIELDIDKGRYFTQNEIASGRNVAIIGHELEKALFPNGENPVGKEVKIRNKKHYVIGTLKREGESFLGFESKDSYCIIPYDAFRTMYTTGTGNYNERGSTIAIKGMETDIGLVELEGELTGMLRTRRGLRPKEEDNFALNRPEAIANVISGVFDVFGIAGWIIGGFSILVGGFGIANIMFVSVKERTNIIGIQKSLGAKNYFILFQFLFESVFLSVIGGLGGLVLVLLITFIPMGSLEVSLTLKNIVLGLGVSAIIGTVSGIVPAALAARLDPVIAIRS
- the queA gene encoding tRNA preQ1(34) S-adenosylmethionine ribosyltransferase-isomerase QueA; this translates as MKLSEFKFDLPTGLIALYPAENRDESRLMVIDRKSGTIEHKVFKDVINYFDDGDVMVNNDTMVFPARLYGNKEKTGAKIEVFLLRELNQEMHLWDVLVDPARKIRVGNKLYFGEGDLVAEVIDNTTSRGRTIRFLFDGTDEEFYKTIEDLGETPLPKYIKREAEESDKERFQTIYAKHKGAVAAPTAGLHFTPQLLKRLEIKGVDMASITLHIGLGTFRPVDVEDLTKHKMDSENFRVAQPTVDIVNNAINSKKKVCAIGTTVMRSLESAVSASDRLKEKEGWTDKFIFPPYEFKICSAMITNFHMPESTLLMMASAFGGYELIREAYEVAKKEKYRFLTYGDAMLII
- a CDS encoding 2-C-methyl-D-erythritol 4-phosphate cytidylyltransferase; this encodes MKEYAIIVAGGKGTRMKQTISKQFIELNGLPILMHTINAFKAYSNDVEIILVLPKDEIAIWEELCRKFDFSTEVTVTTGGDSRFQSVKNGLNIISEEKGLVAIHDGVRPLVGKDIIGASYRLAAVHQSAVAAVRLKESIRITDQDTTKAVDRSDFRMIQTPQTFDLALIKKAYEIKEEPSLTDDASVAERSGHKISLFEGSYSNIKITTPEDLIIAEALINNK
- a CDS encoding DUF2795 domain-containing protein translates to MYWTLELASYLEDAPWPATKDELIDYSIRTGAPLEVVENLQELEDDGQPFENIEEIWPDYPTKEDFFFNEDEY
- the ettA gene encoding energy-dependent translational throttle protein EttA, with protein sequence MSDEKIIFSMAGVSKVYPPNKQVLKNIYLSFFYGAKIGVLGLNGSGKSSLLRIIAGIDKEYQGEVVFDGSFTVGLLEQEPQLDKSKTVKEVVEEGAAKTVALLKEFEEINEKFADPDILENPDKMEKLIERQGEVQEKLDQLNAWELDSKLERAMDALRTPPGDAKIEHLSGGEKRRVALCRLLLQEPDVLLLDEPTNHLDAESVHWLEQHLRQYEGTVIAVTHDRYFLDNVAGWILELDRGEGIPWKGNYSSWLDQKQKRLSQEEKTESKRQKTLARELEWARMSPKGRHAKAKARLSAYDKLLSQETKEREEKLELFIPPGPRLGDKVIEAHGVAKGFGDKLLYENLEFSLPKAGIVGIIGPNGAGKTTLFKMITGQLEPDAGTFEVGPTVETAYVDQEHDDLNPEHTVWEAITGGNELIEMGGKQINSRAYVSKFNFNGSDQQKKVKELSGGMRNRVHLAIALKQGANLLLLDEPTNDLDVNTLRALEEALENFGGCAVIISHDRWFLDRVCTHILAFEGNSQAYWFDGNFTEYEENRKQRLGDEGPKRIRYKKLA